A window of Longispora fulva contains these coding sequences:
- a CDS encoding sensor histidine kinase: MAVVVAVAAAPLLSWTQRQRFRLLFGVHIAVPDGLAERPGLRGMVPWLLSAAGRRQLRYHFLAGPLIVLGGTLTLACWVVGAAAATVYLWIWVTPTHWRIDSPGYATKAAYVTVAGVALLYGTGWFAKALARVDTAAARTLLGPSREEQLARRVTDLADSRASVIDAADAERRRIERDLHDGAQQRLVALAVNLGLAKATLGDLSDEARAVIDDAHREAKEAITELGNLVRGLHPAVLEDRGLDAALSGIAARLPVPVRVAVDLPHRPPPTIEAVAYFVVSEALTNVVKHARATRAEVTVEQVGGTLLAVVTDDGVGGAELSTELGAGHGAGHGAEAGAASRGTGMAGLAKRVASVDGTLSCHSPVGGPTVITVELPCVP; this comes from the coding sequence GTGGCCGTGGTCGTCGCGGTAGCCGCCGCTCCGTTGCTGAGCTGGACGCAGCGGCAGCGTTTCCGCCTCCTGTTCGGTGTCCACATCGCGGTGCCCGACGGGCTGGCGGAACGGCCGGGGCTCCGTGGCATGGTGCCGTGGCTGCTGTCGGCCGCGGGCCGTCGACAGCTGCGCTATCACTTCCTGGCCGGTCCGCTGATCGTGCTCGGCGGGACGTTGACGCTGGCCTGCTGGGTGGTCGGTGCCGCGGCGGCGACCGTCTACCTCTGGATCTGGGTGACGCCGACGCACTGGCGGATCGACAGCCCCGGCTACGCCACCAAAGCCGCTTACGTCACCGTCGCGGGCGTGGCACTGCTCTACGGCACCGGCTGGTTCGCGAAGGCACTGGCCCGGGTCGACACTGCCGCCGCGCGGACGCTGCTGGGACCGAGCCGTGAGGAGCAGCTGGCCCGCCGGGTCACCGATCTGGCGGACAGCCGGGCGAGCGTGATCGACGCCGCGGATGCCGAGCGCCGCCGGATCGAGCGCGATCTGCACGACGGCGCGCAGCAGCGTCTGGTGGCGCTCGCGGTCAACCTCGGGCTGGCGAAGGCCACGCTCGGGGACCTGTCGGACGAGGCGCGCGCGGTGATCGACGACGCGCACCGTGAGGCGAAGGAAGCCATTACCGAGCTGGGCAACCTGGTTCGCGGTCTGCATCCGGCGGTCCTGGAGGACCGAGGCCTGGACGCTGCGCTGTCCGGCATCGCCGCCCGCCTGCCGGTCCCGGTGCGGGTGGCGGTGGACCTGCCGCATCGCCCGCCGCCGACTATCGAGGCGGTCGCCTACTTCGTGGTTTCCGAAGCGTTGACGAACGTGGTCAAACACGCCCGGGCGACCAGGGCGGAGGTGACCGTCGAGCAGGTCGGTGGGACACTGTTGGCGGTCGTCACGGACGACGGTGTGGGCGGCGCCGAACTCAGTACTGAACTCGGTGCCGGACACGGTGCCGGACACGGTGCCGAAGCCGGTGCCGCGTCCCGGGGAACCGGCATGGCCGGACTGGCCAAGCGGGTCGCCTCAGTCGACGGCACGCTGTCCTGCCACAGCCCCGTCGGGGGCCCGACAGTCATCACCGTGGAGCTGCCGTGCGTGCCGTGA